The genomic stretch CCAAAGCACCCTCTCTCTGTTGAAAGCAGGTTATGTATGACCTTAGCTCTgttaaaaaagcagttttttgGGATAAATGGGCTAGCAAATAAGCAGTTGAGGGGACTCAAATTATGTTGCGGTACCTACCTTTCTTATTATGGTGGTATTTTAAGTAGTGAATATATTTTCTAGTTTTCTGCCCCCCTGCCAAAGATAAATGCTTATGTTAATGAGTTTGACTCCAGGTACGCAGAAGTGCATGTGCCTTGCCCAATAAGGTAGTTACaagcctctttttttcagaaccTTATTTATTAAGCTAatattgaaacattttttgctcttttgatATCTTAGTcctgaaaaatagattttatctGTATGAAAATTCCTGTGTTTACCAGAAAACGtgactgcaattaaaaaaaacaactttgtgaaagaaaattaatagagaaatagaaaatagtTTAGCTGGATCTATATTCCTCTTCACCCACTGTTGTGTCAATTTCCAAGAGATGATACCTTGTAAGCATCATGTAAGTAAAAACCTTAGTGggtttgaacagaaagaaactGGGTTTCTTTATCCCTTACAAAGACAAGGCTCTTGAACACAAGCCAGGTATAAGATGTGCTAGGGGACTTCTTTTGCTATCCTTTGTTTCAAACTTTTATGAACTTAccgtaaaaaaaaattaatggtcTGATCTGTGTGCGTAGTAAATGCTGTTTTGAAATGTGTTGAATTTAGATGGTATCTCTCATATTACAACCTAACATAAGCAtgtgaaatttttgttttcctgtgtagGTGATCTCTACGGTGCCATAGGCTCTCCAGTTAGATTGACTCGAACTGTTATTGTTGGAAAACGCAAGGAGTTGGTGCAGCGCCTGCTCTATGTTCTAACTTACTTCATTCGGTGCTCTGAGCTGCAGGAAAATCAGCTGATGTGGAGTGAgaaggctggggaaggagagcaaGTGCTAAATGGAAGCAAGATCACAACTGCACTAGAAAAAGGAGAGGTAGAGGAGTCTGATTATGTGGTTGTCACTGTTAAAAATGAACCTGCCCTCGTGCCTCCAATCCTACCTCCAAAGAATGATGGCAGTAAGAACAATAGTATTGCAGAGTGGGTACATGACCCAGAAAGCACTCATGCTGTCCCAGcctcttcaaaagaaaagagagaagcaatAGGAAAGGCCAGTCAGAACTCTGAAGCATCTGTTGACTGTTTAACTAGCAATTTTCATAAAGGAGCGGCTGGTGGAAGGAAAAGAACTGTCACTGATACAGGAATTGTATCCTATCACTTTGAAGAGCCATCTAAATTGGAGGATTTAATGGATATAAAGAAGAACAAGAACCAGAATGAGAGAAAAGTGGAAAAGCAGTTGTCTAGTAGGTCATCTGCCTTACCATGTCCTGAAAGGTCTGGCCACAGGAGTTCACACTTAGAAAAGGTCACCTTTCAGATTGGAAGTTCTGCGTCACCAGAGTCAGACTTAGAAACCCAtagaagagaaatggaagaaaatctgAAGGCATTGAGAAAAAGTCCAGAAGTGTTACATTGTCCCTCAAGTTCCACAAATCTGACTGCAGTTGCTTCTCAGAGTCAAAAAGAAAGTTGTGGAGCTGCCTTCATACCCTTCAGTAAACGTAATGTTTGTTATGCGCAAATCCCACCTTGTGAGGGGAAGGAGAGTATACTTAATAGCCAACGTATGGAAAGTAAAGGAACTGAAATGAATTTAATGAACACAATATCTAGTGAACCACTTTTGTCCACAGATAACATAGAAACTGTAAAATTGCCAAGCCAAGAAACTAGAACTTTATGCTCTGGCAATCTGGAGAACTGTTCCTCTGGTTGCGTAGAAGTAGGTTCTGCTGTTAAACAGGATTCCCTTAAAGTAGGTGCTAAAGATGTCCCCTATGGGGATGCTGGAAGGAAAATCCCCTTCAGACCTGAAGGGGACATTCCAAGGAATGAGAGTTCAGACAGTGCTCTTGGAGCCAGTGATGAAGAAGGCGATTGCTGTATCCCTGAGGAAGTACATCATGATAATCTCAGCAAAAGGCTTGAAGAGTTTGCCGAAGTGGAACTTCCTTTACCAAGGTAAAGAAGTTTAAATTCATTTAGAACTAAACGGCGTCAAAAGCTGTTGCTATTTTAGACATGTTCAGGATTTCGAGTCTAAAATACTTTGGGGTCTTGATTAAGTTCCTTGCAAACAAATCCATAATAGACACTGATGTGGTTAGGACTCTTGTAAACAGACTCggcaaaaagaaaaccaagactGAGCACGTTTAGGTATTGAAGTTTTCTGACAAAGGTGTTCTTCAAATGTTTAATACAAAGCAATCAAACTCTTACATGAACTGCCTGATTGATATAGACGTGTGAACAGAACATCTGAGGACAAGCAGAATGTCAGCTTTGCTTAAACTGATAACTGTTTAGATTTGACATGGTTGATAAATGAAAGACAGATTTGAAATAAACAAGGGCATCCTACTTGAAAGCTTTTGAGCTTTAGAAGAGCACGTGGAGCTTGCTGATGCTTAAGGTAGGCAGCTAGAAAGAGTTTGCTTCTTGGGCTGAGTTTAAGAAAACTCAAATTTAGCAAGGCTGTTAGCTGCAGAACATGAGGAAGCTTGTACATACCACAAGCTCTAATACACTTAGATTTGCCTTTTCATAAGTTTGATGGGATCAATACATTTTTGAAGTTCAGCTTTTAAAGTCGTTGTTTCAAAGAGCACCAGTAATTGGTTTACTGTATTTGAGTACAATTGTTGATCAATATTTACAGTAGAAGCAGGGGTGATAAACCAAACATAACCttcatttaaaatctgaattcagGTTGTCAAGCAAGAGTCTTACCtactttgtatttctgtatttcaggtCAAACACAATCAGCAGTCAATGTGTGAAAAATTTTGGAAGATCACTTCTAGGTGGTTACTGTCATACATATATACCTGATCTAGTGCTACATGGAATAAGTAATGATGAAAAACTCAAGCAGTGTCTACTAGCAGACCTATTTCATGCAATGCATGTGAGTCAAAGTACTGTTCTGAGTTGTAGCAAGAGTGGTGATATCACTGAGATCTATGGAAGCAGGTCCTTTGAATAGGTCCTGTTTCTCTTTACTTCCCTGTTCTCAACAGCCACACCTGACATGTCTTCCTTTTTGAAAGATGTAAGCCCTTAATTCATTGTGTGCAAAGCCTGTTCACACAACAATCACATGTGCTTTCCTGTGTAGTCTCTTAAGTCTTCTCTTCAAAGATAAACACATGGAAAATTGTTTGCAACTTCAAGTTACAAACAAGGAAAAACTTCAAAATGCTTCTCCAGTTGCAATAGCAGACAGATTATATTTCATAAATGATATGCAAGCTGAAATGTCTTATTTTGCCACTTAGTGGCATGTGTTGCAAGGGAGATTAAGTTTTGTGGAGGTCTATATTATACTAAACTGTAGAAGAAATGACCAACTACAGAAAGCAGTTGTCTGTAGGAGAGAACTTCGCTATGTTCTTCTCTACTTCAGgtataaattataaatttataCCTGAAATTTGTAACTAAATTATATAATTACTTTATAACTAAGCTTTCACTAAAGTAACTGTGACCTTACTATGCAGTTTTAAATGTTTATCTGGTAATTGTCAACAGCTTCTCTCTATAGTAATTAAGCATCGTTCTGATGGAATGAGTTCATATATTAGCCAACACAGTGATGCACGTGTGTGTGACTGTTTTAAACAACATCAGATTGGTCTAATATGATACTGTCTTTTCATACGTACCCTGCCTTGGTTGTACATAGTGAAATCCCTCACTTACCTCTGAAATGCTAAATATACTTTCACCATCCCTGGATCAgtataattatttcattttggaagaaaattatcttttcaggGAAGGTGGTGGAATAATTGAAAAAACAATATTGGAATAGTGATTTTGAAGCACTAGTTAgacaaaattaaatgctttgatCAAATTAGTTCTTAAGTCTTAACTGACCCAATGTTGCTGAATGTAAACTCTGTCACTGAAGTGGTGTTCTTTGTCATTTTTGAGATGCCTTCGCTTTCCTATTGGACAAAACAATTTCATTGGATCACTTCCTTATGCCCTGCCTCAGTATGAATAAAAGTGGAACCTCAAACTAAGTTGTGGAAAGGTACATGCAAGTGTGACAcaatgtttgtgttttgtatCTGTTGCAGCATCCAGTGCTAGATGAGCCCATAGCAGAAGCTGTCTGCATTATTGCAGACACAGATAAATGGAATGTACAAGTAGCTACAAGTCAGAGAAAGATGATGGACAACATGAAGTTAGGCAAGGACGTTTTGGTTTCAAGTCAAGTATCCAGTTTACTGCAGTCTATTTTACAGCTTTACAAGCTCAATGTCCCAGCTGACTTTGTAagtatttctttactgaagacTGAAACTAATGAAATTTGCTTATATAGATATAAGCATATATACGCTATATATAATATTCTAGTAACATGTATTATAATGTAGATAGCAGAGGTAGAGTTTTGTACACTGCATTGCTATACCAGTGAACTAATGCCTGAAATAATGGTaccatatatttaaaagaatgtaTGCTACAGTCCAGTAACAGATACTGTTTTATCTGCAATTTACATCTAATAGATCAGATTAAAGTTAACTGTTCCAAAATACATATTGCAAAACTAAAGTTGTTTGGGCAGCTTTGGCACGGTCCTTGTGTGTATGATTAGGGCTCTTAAagttggcttttatttttgcttgtatAATGTCTATACTTCTCTGCTTCTATGTTGTTGAACTTTCTGTCCATCCAAGCCTGTTTCTAGCATACAGTTTTCTGTTCTTGGGCTTTCTATGCAACCCCATGCAACAGatgcctcttctttctcctccccaaACAGTTGTGCCTGTGTGTGTTTACCTGACCCTTCTGGTTTAGGCATATTTTAGCCAACCCTGTGCGCAAGTGCTGTCTCGGATAGCCTTGCCGATGTCCCCGTACGATTGCTGGGAGGAGACTGAAACCTGAACAcatctgggggtgggggggtgggttgCAGCAGGGGATGTTACTTTGTCATATTGCATACTCTGTATCCCATAGCATCCTTTCCTGTCCTCATGAGCAGTAGAGTTCATTACAGCAAACCAGTAATGCTGGTTTTGCTGACTACAACAAAACTACCCACAAGTCTGACAGTGGGAATTATTAACCGATTTTTAATGCATGATTGCAGATAAGGAAAgatggggtggggtttttttagcagTCACCCCTTTCTCAGTAAACATAATTGATCTTCAGCAGTTAGCCTTGAGAAACTTTGTAGGAAGCCTGTGTAATGACTGTGCTAGcagatggaagaggaaaatagAACTAAACACTAACAGCTGTAAATAGTAATAGTTGGCACTGTTTTGGATAAAATTAGTGGTATTGATCACGCTAAATTCTTGAAGTCAAGGCAAAATATGTGGGTACGTTGTCAATGTTGTTTCTGAATTCTTCTGGGCATCAAAAATACGCAACTTTAGTTAAAATTATATCCTAACACTTGCACAGTAACACCTTAAATTCTGACATTTCTAAACTGAATAACTGGTTCTGCAACTGAAGTGTTCTGTCCAATGCTGCCTTGGGGTTTATGTATGCAATTTCTGTATGCTTTGTGTGGTGTGAGGGAGTTTGGAGGTGGAATGTTTTTCacaggtttttatttcctttttcttacaaaaaggAACAGTGAAGTGATAGTGATAGCAGTTTGTAAATTTTCTATAATCCCTGTTAGAGACGCTTTGATCCTTCTGTCGGTGGATTTTACAGCTCTTTGCTGAAACAAACACGAGTGCATGGAAGTCAGGTGTTCCACTAAACTCTAGAGGGAGAAGTGTGACTTTTATTGCAGTGATTCTATTGATATAAATTTTCACAAAAACACACGTACTGATATCAATCAGAGATGACCATAATGCAGTATGTTTGAAGTTTCCTCAGAGTGTGCATTTCTTTACATGCAGTTACTGTTCAGATGAATaagctttctggttttttggggtacaataaaatacaaaacccaaCTTGAGATGGGATGAAAGGCAAGTGGCAATATCTCTTTGTTGTGGCACTTCAGACTAGTAACCATACTGCAGAGAGCTTTGCAGTacgctggggtgggagggaagtggtgaTTGTAACTGCTGCATGTCAGCAATATGTTGAAAGTTTTACCTGCATGTTTAGACTAATTTTAAGCTACTTTGCTAATTTTAGAAGTgactaggtttttttttttgtttagtcaatgaggaaaggtgcagaggaaggCAATATTAAATCAAAAAAGACTTCAGTACCTCACTTAACATGGACATTTTGAACAAAATGGATTCACGTACTGAGCTTATGAGTAACCATGTCTTTTGGTTCTTTGCTGGCATTCAGGAGGAGCAGATAATCTTATGTAAAGTATCTTAGATTAATGTGGGATTCTTCCTTACTTGCTCCCTCACAActtaaaaggagaaaagtatCCATAATCCTTTAGCATTAGTActggaactgaaaaataatgaactgCTACTCTGTGAATCAGCTGCATGTTCCCCTGAACCACTGACGAAGTGCTCATGGGTTTTTTGCGTTGGTTACCTGTaatggaaaagataaaaatgtctCCTGTTTGGGTAGAATCAGAAGTATTATGACTCTAATGACTTGACTGAAAACTTGCTTGAAGCAAGTAGATTAAGCTACTCTCAAAaagcttttgcctttcctcCACTGGTCGCAGTTATCTTACTCTACTGCTGTGTAgcaccacttttttttaaaacgcCTTTTAATCATTTGTGATTAAGGCCTGATATAAGCTTAGAGAATCACTAAAAATCTTGCTCCAGACCATCAGAAAAATACATGGTaggctacattttttttttgctcattgattttttaattagcaaaacTGGTTTCACAAGCTCTCGCTTCTAATACTTATGGTTTTCATTCAACTTGAAAAGTACATTGGACGATGGCCTGAAGCTGCTACTGTTTCTAATTGCCTGCTGGATGATTGTACACTTGAGAACGTGAGGTTCTTCGTGCACTTCCTGCTTTCATCTCCTGGAGTTTGGAGAGCTGAACTAATTTAACTTTTTTGAAGTGGTCATCCCTGTGGAAAGAAGGAATATATCAAATTGAGTGTACCTTTTGTCCTAGAACAAAATACCTGATAAGACATCCTACCTACTCACCTTGTGAAGACATCCTACCTACTGACCTTGTCTTACCAAAAAATACCCTCTCCCTCTTTGAAGTTAAGGTTCATCTGCTGTCCTGCAGTTGGTGTATGAGAAATTGCCATGCATCACAtgactgtatttaaaaataacatgcaTTTCTAGCATGCTGCTGATGAAAGAAAAGGGGAGTGATTAAATTGTTTTTCAACTTGAACTATTACCTtttgggaaacagtgtcaaatgTTTGAGTAATTTTAAACTAGAAGTACCCAGGACTAATGAAAACGAATGCCTAGAAAGGATTCGTAACCTACCTTCTCCAGTGAAGTAGTgagcaaaaatataattttctgacAAATAAGATAATGGTGTCTTCCACTACTTGAGTCTTAGTTTCTTGAATGACAAATCCCTAGAGCTAGAGAGTGCTAATTTTGGGAACTGTTGTCTAGACTGagtctttcagaagaaaatagtactgaCTTATAACAAAGACATCTTGATCCAAATATTCTGGTTTGTTTCTTAGTAAGATGTTTTGAATGTCTTTTAACCTGGCTAAAACTGCTTAAGCCAGCAGAAGCACTGTGACTGACTTGAGTGTGAAATGGATGTGCAGTTTGTGCAACAAACTTACTGCCCAAGAAACCTGGAATGCCCCAGTTCTTTGAGGGGGTTCCCCTTTGAGGGGGTACTGTAACTTTTTAATGTTGCAGCTgtaacaaaaccaaatgctGCTTCTGGATTTTGGAGTGGAGATATAGGTTGAAAGGTGTTCTAGCTAAGACAGAAGGTAAAATGATGTGCTGACACTTCTGTAAAATTTGCATGCGATTGCTAAAGCCGTTCTGAGGTTTTTGGTCTGTGTTTACAGTGCATAATGCATCTTGAGGATAGACTACAAGAGATGTAtctcaaaagcaaaatgctttcagaatatCTGCGAGGACATACAAGAGTGCATGTAAAAGAACTAGGAATTGTATTGGGGTGAGTATTGCAGATATTGGTCTTACCCAACAGTAAAACACGGGgcagtttattttccttttcagtttctgaatgtTGATGTCTTGTTCGTGGAGGGGATTCCTTCTTACTTCATATTTAGCACTGTCCTCTTTCATGTGCCTAATAAAGTGTAAAAATGGGTTCTACTGAACCATCAGGAGGAAACACAGTTCAACAGCGAGAACAAATCACTCTTCATTCTGAAGATGTAAGAATGACAGAAGTTTGGATTTTGGTCATTAGGAGGTTGTCCAGACATTCGTATGCACTCTTTCTGTCTCGATCTCCTTAATGAAAACTCTGCCTCACCAAATACTTGAGAATTTTTGGAAGGTTAGGTGGTGCAGTTGTATCTTGAGGGAGGAGGGGTTCTCAAAAAAGCAGATATAGGAAAATAGACAGGTGTCCTGTTGGGCAGGTGTCTTCTAATAATACTACTTGATTGGCAGACAACCTTTAGGGATGCACCTGCTGACAGCAgaagagggggaaggggaaagaagtgAATACACATTCTCAAGAGGATGGTTTTTAGCACTGTAGTTAAAACTTAATTTATCTTTCTCCAGACTGTTCAAGATTTcatgtgttttgaaatgtaGCTGTAAATAGTGAAACCCTGAAATAAGcacttttctctctgtgtgtgtatgtgtattgatatatacacacatgcacatacatcCTGGCCTCTGAGCAGCTTTACGCTGGAAACAGTTAGAAACTGAGCATGGCATCTGAGAGACATTCCTGATACTGTTATTGCATAATTAATACTGCCAGCTTTTGGCCATTTTTGGTAAGAAAGTGCTACCATATGGTGAACTGAATTATATTCAAAACATGAAATGTACAGTCTTCCTTAAGCTGGTGTATAGTACTTAAACTGGGCTTATTGGTGCCTACTGACTGGTAAGACTACAAGCTAAGGCTTATGGTTTAGCAAATAAAtataccagtacttaaggggtagctacaaagaagatggagactcccttttcacacagagtcacgtggagaggacaagggggaatggacacaaattgcttttggggagattccgattggacacaagagggaaatttctcacagtgaggacagtcacccattggaataatgtccccagggaaggggttgactcggccgtgttggacaccttcaagagccatctggacagggtgctgggccatcttgtctagactgtgctcttcctagaaaggttggactagatgatccctgaggtcccttcccacctgtgattctgtgaagtaaataaaagtttttttatttaaaccaaaAAAGATTATATACCACAAAATGTAATACTTCTATCTTTTGATTTAAATGGTAGCATACTTCTTGATTTTAAACATTATTACCTACCTTTACTGGTATGTTATGAGTAATggcaataaataataattaaacaaTGAACTCAGTTATAGCAAGACACTTCCAGTTTCCTTAAAGTGGATGAAAAATACCCTCTTATGTTTCTCTTCATTTGTGAAGGTGACTGTATATTTTAAAGTCTGTCTCTCTTTTAATTTCTAGGATTGAATCCAATGACTTGCCTTTGTTGGCTGCTATAGCAAGTACTCATTCCCCGTATGTTGCTCAAATACTCTTATAAATTCAAATCTCAGGATAGtcatttccttaaaataaaataaagaaaatggtaaTGTTGAATGAAGAACAGAGGTGCCAAACACTGGTAAAGGGGAACACTGAGGAAAGCAAGTGATAACCGTACATTCAACCACCTTCTGATTCTGATTTCAACCGGATGTTTTATCGGAGGACTTCAGTTTACATAATGTAAAAGGCATTCAGGTTTTTCTTACAATCGCACTTCTGACTTAAATCAAGAAAGTGACTGCAtccttgcattttatttttattcagaggACTAAAGTTAACACTATGTGGCAGACCAGGAGCTGCCGTCCAAAACGCTGCTCAAAACCATGAAGTAACAGTTTAAAAGAACAAGTGGGTTAGAATGGGTTTTGTAATACTACGCTTGTGAGTGTGGtgtggtgtttgtttctttgccgaggaggaggagctgtAAACTATGTATATAGCATTCCTGTACACAAGTGTATTAGATGAGACATCATTTTCTTGCAGAGCATAAGCATGTCTTTGTATAGCAGAAGTGACCAGTTTAGAACAAGGAACCTGGATTCAGCAACTAAATGTTACGTAGGACTGGAGGTGCGCATGAAGTGATGTTGACTTTTCCCTTAAAGGACAGGTTAAGAAAGCTGtggctgcttctgttttaatgGGGAGGCATTCAAATGAGGCCATGGCTGGAAGTGGAATGGAACGGACTTCTGAGATAGGGATTTTGTGGGAAAGCCTTATGGAATTTCTGCTACAAGTTTACATTTGTTGCTGATGCAACTTCAATAACTCTTTGGAGTTTCTGTATGACTGTAGTCCTGGGAACTAAACCTGTGTCTTGGTGTCATCAAGTATCACTCTCTCCAAGGAGCGTGAATATGACAGACTTCTGTATGATACCAGTGCTGTTAGTGCGTGTCTGTGCGCACGTACACCAAGCAATTGGCACAGACTGAAGACAATCTTGTCGGGGAAATAAAAGATGACAAACAACCCCCCCGGCAAACCTTTAGTCAAAAGTATTACTTTTTTCCAGCTACTAGTTGTCACTCTAGGAATAAAAGAGGAGCATTGTttgaagtaaaatgaaatgtagGGGGCAAACCCCGGTATTTACTATTACTATGAATGTTTGCAATTACCCTTTTTGATTCTACAGAAATCTTG from Phalacrocorax aristotelis chromosome 4, bGulAri2.1, whole genome shotgun sequence encodes the following:
- the FNIP2 gene encoding folliculin-interacting protein 2 isoform X7 translates to MAPTLLQKLFNKRGGSAAAPHGRAPGEGPAFSWSSSEFDLNEIRLIVYQDCERRGRQVLFDSKAVRKIDEAVVQKIAEDASVKTSAKNCQASNGNNNISSHSPSISCIQNIKEQIPKYQYTRPASDVNMLGEMMFGSVAMSYKGSTLKIHYIRSPPQLMISKVFSARVGSFSGSNNNLQDSFEYINQDPSLGKLSSNQNGLGTCRSGSNLAHSTPVDMPSRGQNEDRDSGIARSASLSSLLVTPFPSPSSSSSSSSSYQRRWLRSQTTSLENGIIPRWSTEEMFSMADESCSSNPAMVRRKKIAISIIFSLPEKEEAQRNFQDFFFSHFPLFESHMNKLKYAIEKAMISCRKIAESSQRVQVYISRVMDALGEFRVTIGNLYSVPRIAEPVWLNMMSSTLEKNQLCQRFLKEFTFLIEQINKNQFFAALLTAVLTYHLAWVPTVMPVDHPPIKASEKRTSQSVNMLAKSHPYNPLWAQLGDLYGAIGSPVRLTRTVIVGKRKELVQRLLYVLTYFIRCSELQENQLMWSEKAGEGEQVLNGSKITTALEKGEVEESDYVVVTVKNEPALVPPILPPKNDGSKNNSIAEWVHDPESTHAVPASSKEKREAIGKASQNSEASVDCLTSNFHKGAAGGRKRTVTDTGIVSYHFEEPSKLEDLMDIKKNKNQNERKVEKQLSSRSSALPCPERSGHRSSHLEKVTFQIGSSASPESDLETHRREMEENLKALRKSPEVLHCPSSSTNLTAVASQSQKESCGAAFIPFSKRNVCYAQIPPCEGKESILNSQRMESKGTEMNLMNTISSEPLLSTDNIETVKLPSQETRTLCSGNLENCSSGCVEVGSAVKQDSLKVGAKDVPYGDAGRKIPFRPEGDIPRNESSDSALGASDEEGDCCIPEEVHHDNLSKRLEEFAEVELPLPRSNTISSQCVKNFGRSLLGGYCHTYIPDLVLHGISNDEKLKQCLLADLFHAMHHPVLDEPIAEAVCIIADTDKWNVQVATSQRKMMDNMKLGKDVLVSSQVSSLLQSILQLYKLNVPADFCIMHLEDRLQEMYLKSKMLSEYLRGHTRVHVKELGIVLGIESNDLPLLAAIASTHSPYVAQILL
- the FNIP2 gene encoding folliculin-interacting protein 2 isoform X1, whose amino-acid sequence is MGALQEDLKQKKMCGGTPKATNGTGAQIERARNNDVPRGNNLSCTKLDESVRKSLRDQSVSCVSKVTRLVQNSWSSSEFDLNEIRLIVYQDCERRGRQVLFDSKAVRKIDEAVVQKIAEDASVKTSAKNCQASNGNNNISSHSPSISCIQNIKEQIPKYQYTRPASDVNMLGEMMFGSVAMSYKGSTLKIHYIRSPPQLMISKVFSARVGSFSGSNNNLQDSFEYINQDPSLGKLSSNQNGLGTCRSGSNLGVLQLCSSKLLQGVSEGGPLRLIRSASFFAGILMTHAAHSTPVDMPSRGQNEDRDSGIARSASLSSLLVTPFPSPSSSSSSSSSYQRRWLRSQTTSLENGIIPRWSTEEMFSMADESCSSNPAMVRRKKIAISIIFSLPEKEEAQRNFQDFFFSHFPLFESHMNKLKYAIEKAMISCRKIAESSQRVQVYISRVMDALGEFRVTIGNLYSVPRIAEPVWLNMMSSTLEKNQLCQRFLKEFTFLIEQINKNQFFAALLTAVLTYHLAWVPTVMPVDHPPIKASEKRTSQSVNMLAKSHPYNPLWAQLGDLYGAIGSPVRLTRTVIVGKRKELVQRLLYVLTYFIRCSELQENQLMWSEKAGEGEQVLNGSKITTALEKGEVEESDYVVVTVKNEPALVPPILPPKNDGSKNNSIAEWVHDPESTHAVPASSKEKREAIGKASQNSEASVDCLTSNFHKGAAGGRKRTVTDTGIVSYHFEEPSKLEDLMDIKKNKNQNERKVEKQLSSRSSALPCPERSGHRSSHLEKVTFQIGSSASPESDLETHRREMEENLKALRKSPEVLHCPSSSTNLTAVASQSQKESCGAAFIPFSKRNVCYAQIPPCEGKESILNSQRMESKGTEMNLMNTISSEPLLSTDNIETVKLPSQETRTLCSGNLENCSSGCVEVGSAVKQDSLKVGAKDVPYGDAGRKIPFRPEGDIPRNESSDSALGASDEEGDCCIPEEVHHDNLSKRLEEFAEVELPLPRSNTISSQCVKNFGRSLLGGYCHTYIPDLVLHGISNDEKLKQCLLADLFHAMHHPVLDEPIAEAVCIIADTDKWNVQVATSQRKMMDNMKLGKDVLVSSQVSSLLQSILQLYKLNVPADFCIMHLEDRLQEMYLKSKMLSEYLRGHTRVHVKELGIVLGIESNDLPLLAAIASTHSPYVAQILL
- the FNIP2 gene encoding folliculin-interacting protein 2 isoform X6; this translates as MQYWSSSEFDLNEIRLIVYQDCERRGRQVLFDSKAVRKIDEAVVQKIAEDASVKTSAKNCQASNGNNNISSHSPSISCIQNIKEQIPKYQYTRPASDVNMLGEMMFGSVAMSYKGSTLKIHYIRSPPQLMISKVFSARVGSFSGSNNNLQDSFEYINQDPSLGKLSSNQNGLGTCRSGSNLGVLQLCSSKLLQGVSEGGPLRLIRSASFFAGILMTHAAHSTPVDMPSRGQNEDRDSGIARSASLSSLLVTPFPSPSSSSSSSSSYQRRWLRSQTTSLENGIIPRWSTEEMFSMADESCSSNPAMVRRKKIAISIIFSLPEKEEAQRNFQDFFFSHFPLFESHMNKLKYAIEKAMISCRKIAESSQRVQVYISRVMDALGEFRVTIGNLYSVPRIAEPVWLNMMSSTLEKNQLCQRFLKEFTFLIEQINKNQFFAALLTAVLTYHLAWVPTVMPVDHPPIKASEKRTSQSVNMLAKSHPYNPLWAQLGDLYGAIGSPVRLTRTVIVGKRKELVQRLLYVLTYFIRCSELQENQLMWSEKAGEGEQVLNGSKITTALEKGEVEESDYVVVTVKNEPALVPPILPPKNDGSKNNSIAEWVHDPESTHAVPASSKEKREAIGKASQNSEASVDCLTSNFHKGAAGGRKRTVTDTGIVSYHFEEPSKLEDLMDIKKNKNQNERKVEKQLSSRSSALPCPERSGHRSSHLEKVTFQIGSSASPESDLETHRREMEENLKALRKSPEVLHCPSSSTNLTAVASQSQKESCGAAFIPFSKRNVCYAQIPPCEGKESILNSQRMESKGTEMNLMNTISSEPLLSTDNIETVKLPSQETRTLCSGNLENCSSGCVEVGSAVKQDSLKVGAKDVPYGDAGRKIPFRPEGDIPRNESSDSALGASDEEGDCCIPEEVHHDNLSKRLEEFAEVELPLPRSNTISSQCVKNFGRSLLGGYCHTYIPDLVLHGISNDEKLKQCLLADLFHAMHHPVLDEPIAEAVCIIADTDKWNVQVATSQRKMMDNMKLGKDVLVSSQVSSLLQSILQLYKLNVPADFCIMHLEDRLQEMYLKSKMLSEYLRGHTRVHVKELGIVLGIESNDLPLLAAIASTHSPYVAQILL
- the FNIP2 gene encoding folliculin-interacting protein 2 isoform X5 codes for the protein MAPTLLQKLFNKRGGSAAAPHGRAPGEGPAFSWSSSEFDLNEIRLIVYQDCERRGRQVLFDSKAVRKIDEAVVQKIAEDASVKTSAKNCQASNGNNNISSHSPSISCIQNIKEQIPKYQYTRPASDVNMLGEMMFGSVAMSYKGSTLKIHYIRSPPQLMISKVFSARVGSFSGSNNNLQDSFEYINQDPSLGKLSSNQNGLGTCRSGSNLGVLQLCSSKLLQGVSEGGPLRLIRSASFFAAHSTPVDMPSRGQNEDRDSGIARSASLSSLLVTPFPSPSSSSSSSSSYQRRWLRSQTTSLENGIIPRWSTEEMFSMADESCSSNPAMVRRKKIAISIIFSLPEKEEAQRNFQDFFFSHFPLFESHMNKLKYAIEKAMISCRKIAESSQRVQVYISRVMDALGEFRVTIGNLYSVPRIAEPVWLNMMSSTLEKNQLCQRFLKEFTFLIEQINKNQFFAALLTAVLTYHLAWVPTVMPVDHPPIKASEKRTSQSVNMLAKSHPYNPLWAQLGDLYGAIGSPVRLTRTVIVGKRKELVQRLLYVLTYFIRCSELQENQLMWSEKAGEGEQVLNGSKITTALEKGEVEESDYVVVTVKNEPALVPPILPPKNDGSKNNSIAEWVHDPESTHAVPASSKEKREAIGKASQNSEASVDCLTSNFHKGAAGGRKRTVTDTGIVSYHFEEPSKLEDLMDIKKNKNQNERKVEKQLSSRSSALPCPERSGHRSSHLEKVTFQIGSSASPESDLETHRREMEENLKALRKSPEVLHCPSSSTNLTAVASQSQKESCGAAFIPFSKRNVCYAQIPPCEGKESILNSQRMESKGTEMNLMNTISSEPLLSTDNIETVKLPSQETRTLCSGNLENCSSGCVEVGSAVKQDSLKVGAKDVPYGDAGRKIPFRPEGDIPRNESSDSALGASDEEGDCCIPEEVHHDNLSKRLEEFAEVELPLPRSNTISSQCVKNFGRSLLGGYCHTYIPDLVLHGISNDEKLKQCLLADLFHAMHHPVLDEPIAEAVCIIADTDKWNVQVATSQRKMMDNMKLGKDVLVSSQVSSLLQSILQLYKLNVPADFCIMHLEDRLQEMYLKSKMLSEYLRGHTRVHVKELGIVLGIESNDLPLLAAIASTHSPYVAQILL